The Primulina eburnea isolate SZY01 chromosome 8, ASM2296580v1, whole genome shotgun sequence genome contains a region encoding:
- the LOC140838629 gene encoding putative E3 ubiquitin-protein ligase LIN isoform X2 — protein sequence MAVPSNGTNSELKVLWWRRVTLLDMCVFVANSLLSYLFDQLTEFVYCSVVLLSNCFRPIFTAKVTKTMASLHKLLSEEGFQRQKWRKLPKKVKFKDVNAQEESIALPIYICHDRRSFDSSLQRAERALSHKSSSVLSSRRGGSGSERSNYTRSVSEGIVPRRDEPAIDDVAIKAMISILNGYVGRYLRDKDFRESVREKCYSCFARRKKHVDNDIFAHMELGIQSIERLVEKYDAKKGMDLDSLQKSIKLFDFVASLNPENSRNNASTCGTPNSCLPACAQLYLSIVYKIARNDRISARHLLQVFCDSPFLARTRLLPELWEHFFLPHLLHLKIWYTKELEFLSVSDYDENDKKIKALNELYNDQMDIGTMKFALYYKEWLKIGAQAPSIPSIPLPSKLSNARSRRRSADSANSHFPLGNKSLYQEVFGPIPKGRSIDIDNRNGALKNDWDTEEENIISLEDDKKAMVQLKSSSQSYRMQEVEVRSDSKKKDYFRFLACRTEPVVCFLKGVDLPRNYEKFKNDGTVNHIESDDMTRAIATICSSESLSDCEMAIRSISKCWLNSNGDPRIENSLSHPSVIQGIMEILFVSDEDEILELAISILAELATKSETIRQFILNSDPQLDVSLRLLRSGSLFLKAAVLLYLVKPKAKQMISSEWIPLVLRVLEFGDHVQTLFAVKCRPHEAAYYFLDQLLTGFNEDKNLENARHIISLGGLGLLVRRMEEGRTFEKSEAASVLYYCIQADGSCRHYLAKNLRKDTILSLLVQGENTKSQGRALELLTESLCLSRKQRMESLSALTKGWDCLNTMRILLLRLQKARVQERPIIAVILLQLDLMGDPLECSIYREEAIDAIIKALDCRVFDERVQEKTARALLILGGHFSYTGEPEVEKWLLRTAGFDENIETSCYGMDSDTYGFLNLGEEDKTTGNLQSKAAMVLLSRGNTRLISSLSNSIGSGIPCLARASLVTVCWMSCGFRLLEDKELQYAACSILVPQLIQSLNHDSALEERVLVSFSLLTLTKGTDYFATSPSDKGVLGCLGRLSDVTWTAEELISHITSTSSSMDPFS from the exons ATGGCAGTTCCGAGTAATGGAACAAACTCGGAGTTAAAAGTTTTATGGTGGCGAAGAGTAACACTATTGGACATGTGTGTTTTCGTGGCGAATTCATTATTGTCCTATTTATTCGATCAGCTCACGGAATTCGTCTATTGCTCTGTCGTTTTGTTATCTAATTGTTTCAGGCCCATATTCACTGCAAAAGTCACAAAAACCATGGCATCCCTCCATAAGCTTCTGTCTGAAGAAGGGTTCCAGCGCCAAAAATGGCGGAAACTGCCGAAAAAGGTGAAGTTTAAGGATGTTAATGCTCAAGAAGAGTCCATTGCACTGCCTATATACATCTGCCATGACAGGAGAAGCTTTGATTCCTCGTTACAGAGAGCTGAGAGGGCACTTTCACACAAGAGTTCTTCTGTTTTATCGTCAAGAAGAGGAGGGTCGGGTTCCGAAAGATCGAACTACACGAGGTCGGTATCTGAAGGGATTGTTCCTCGGAGAGATGAGCCCGCCATTGATGATGTTGCGATTAAAGCTATGATATCAATCTTGAATGGATACGTTGGCCGGTATTTGAGAGACAAGGATTTCCGTGAGAGCGTACGAGAAAAGTGTTATTCTTGCTTCGCGAGGAggaagaaacatgtggataacgACATTTTTGCTCACATGGAGTTGGGAATTCAGAGCATCGAAAGGTTGGTTGAGAAATACGACGCCAAGAAGGGAATGGATTTAGATTCTTTGCAAAAATCGATCAAACTTTTTGATTTTGTAGCGTCGTTGAATCCCGAGAATTCAAGAAATAATGCTTCAACTTGTGGGACACCCAATTCTTGTCTACCTGCTTGTGCGCAGCTTTACTTATCGATAGTCTACAAAATCGCAAGAAACGACAGAATTTCAGCTCGGCACCTGCTGCAGGTTTTCTGCGATTCGCCGTTTCTTGCTCGAACACGCTTGCTTCCGGAACTTTGGGAGCATTTCTTTCTTCCCCACCTTCTCCATCTCAAGATTTGGTACACTAAAGAGCTTGAGTTTCTTTCCGTTTCCGATTACGACGAAAATGACAAAAAGATCAAAGCTTTGAACGAGCTATACAATGATCAGATGGATATTGGGACAATGAAGTTTGCTCTGTACTACAAAGAGTGGCTCAAAATTGGCGCTCAAGCCCCATCTATTCCTTCAATCCCTTTGCCTTCGAAACTGAGCAATGCGCGTTCAAGAAGGAGATCTGCAGATTCGGCTAATTCTCATTTCCCTTTGGGCAATAAATCACT ATATCAAGAAGTCTTTGGCCCCATTCCAAAGGGGAGGTCAATTGACATCGACAATAGGAATGGAGCTTTGAAAAACGATTGGGATACGgaggaagaaaatattattagcCTAGAAGACGAT AAGAAAGCCATGGTTCAGCTAAAGTCATCTAGTCAAAGTTATCGAATGCAGGAAGTTGAGGTACGGTCTGACAGTAAGAAAAAAGATTATTTCCGGTTTTTGGCTTGCCGGACTGAACCAGTAGTGTGTTTTTTAAAGGGAGTTGATTTGCCGAGGAATTATGAGAAATTTAAGAATGATGGAACTGTGAATCATATTGAGTCAGATGACATGACTCGAGCTATTGCCACTATTTGCTCTTCAGAGAGCTTGAGTGATTGTGAAATGGCCATTCGCTCTATTAGCAAATGCTGGTTAAATTCTAATGGAGATCCTAGAATTGAAAATTCGTTGTCACATCCATCTGTTATACAAGGAATAATGGAAATTCTGTTTGTTTCCGATGAAGATGAAATATTGGAGCTGGCTATATCAATTTTGGCAGAGTTAGCTACAAAGAGTGAAACAATTAGACAATTcatattgaattcagatccacAGCTTGATGTTTCCCTGAGACTATTGAGAAGTGGGAGCCTATTCCTAAAAGCTGCAGTTTTGCTTTATCTAGTGAAACCAAAGGCAAAACAGATGATATCATCGGAGTGGATTCCATTAGTTCTTCGAGTTTTGGAATTCGGTGACCATGTGCAGACATTATTCGCTGTTAAATGCCGCCCTCATGAAGCAGCATATTACTTCCTAGATCAACTCTTAACCGGTTTTAACGAAGATAAAAATCTTGAGAATGCTAGACACATAATTTCACTTGGCGGATTAGGTTTATTAGTAAGGAGGATGGAGGAAGGGAGAACTTTTGAGAAAAGTGAAGCTGCTTCTGTTCTTTATTATTGCATTCAAGCCGATGGAAGTTGTCGACACTATTTAGCAAAAAACTTGAGAAAAGACACTATTTTATCACTCTTGGTTCAAGGGGAGAACACAAAATCTCAAGGGCGTGCTCTTGAGTTGCTGACAGAGTCACTTTGCCTTAGCAG AAAACAAAGAATGGAGTCCTTAAGCGCGCTAACAAAAGGGTGGGACTGCTTAAACACAATGCGTATTTTGTTACTACGCCTCCAAAAGGCTCGAGTGCAAGAGCGTCCCATCATTGCAGTGATATTGCTACAGCTAGATCTTATG GGTGATCCTTTGGAATGTAGTATATACAGAGAAGAGGCAATAGATGCCATTATAAAAGCACTAGATTGTAGGGTGTTCGACGAGAGGGTGCAGGAGAAGACAGCAAGGGCACTGTTGATTCTGGGCGGGCACTTTTCTTACACCGGAGAGCCAGAGGTGGAGAAATGGCTGTTAAGAACAGCAGGCTTCGATGAGAACATTGAAACTTCATGTTATGGAATGGATTCTGATACATATGGATTCCTAAACCTG GGTGAAGAGGATAAAACGACGGGAAATTTGCAAAGCAAAGCAGCAATGGTGTTGCTTAGCAGGGGAAACACAAGATTAATTTCTTCACTCTCGAATTCAATAGGCAGCGGAATCCCATGTCTTGCAAGAGCAAGCCTGGTGACTGTCTGCTGGATGAGCTGTGGCTTCCGTCTCCTCGAAGACAAAGAGCTTCAATATGCAGCATGCTCAATCCTTGTGCCACAGTTGATACAGTCCTTGAATCACGACAGTGCTCTTGAGGAAAGGGTTCTTGTTTCATTTTCTCTGCTAACTCTTACAAAGGGCACAG ATTATTTTGCTACGTCGCCTTCGGATAAAGGAGTTCTTGGTTGCCTAGGCCGGCTTTCCGACGTAACATGGACGGCTGAGGAGCTTATTTCACATATCACCTCCACTTCAAGTTCAATGGATCCGTTTTCTTGA
- the LOC140837721 gene encoding fe(2+) transport protein 1-like isoform X1 produces MAEIPTKFLLLLFFLFLSLSPHAYAAAASPPECSSGPTGECRDKGKALVLKLVAIAAIFVTSMIGVCLPFLSRKIPALQPDKDLFVLVKAFASGVILATGYMHVMPDSFDCLTSECLPENPWRKFPFTTFVAMLSAILTLMVDSYAMSYYRNHNFSGNGARPVDENNKNVELESQGPGHCHGNDILKVDGDNASQLLRYRVVAQVLELGIVVHSVVIGLSMGASDNPCTIRPLVAALCFHQLFEGMGLGGCILQAEYGLRMKATMVVFFSGTTPLGIAMGLGLSNVYSENSPTALIVVGLLNACSAGLLNYMALVDLLASDFMGGKLQKSMKLQTWAYVAVLLGAGGMSLMAKWA; encoded by the exons ATGGCTGAAATTCCCACAAAATTCCTGTTATTATTATTCTTTCTCTTCCTATCGCTCTCGCCGCATGCTTACGCCGCAGCAGCTTCGCCGCCGGAATGCAGCTCAGGACCGACCGGTGAATGCCGCGACAAGGGGAAGGCGTTGGTTCTAAAACTAGTCGCCATCGCTGCAATTTTCGTCACCAGTATGATCGGTGTTTGCCTCCCGTTCCTTTCTCGGAAGATCCCGGCGCTTCAACCTGATAAGGATTTGTTTGTACTGGTTAAGGCATTCGCATCAGGAGTAATACTAGCAACTGGGTACATGCACGTGATGCCGGACTCATTCGACTGCCTAACATCAGAATGTTTGCCAGAGAATCCATGGAGAAAGTTCCCTTTCACCACATTCGTGGCTATGCTTTCTGCTATATTGACTCTGATGGTGGATTCATACGCCATGAGTTACTACAGAAATCATAATTTCTCAGGAAATGGAGCTAGGCCGGttgatgaaaataataaaaatgtggaACTGGAATCTCAGGGTCCTGGGCACTGCCATGGAAACGACATACTCAAAGTCGATGGTGATAATGCATCACAGTTGCTGAGATATCGCGTGGTTGCACAG GTTCTGGAACTGGGAATCGTTGTGCATTCTGTAGTGATCGGGCTATCGATGGGGGCGTCTGATAACCCATGCACAATCAGGCCCCTTGTTGCTGCTCTATGCTTTCATCAACTCTTCGAAGGTATGGGTCTAGGTGGTTGCATTCTCCAG GCGGAATATGGGTTGAGAATGAAAGCAACAATGGTGGTGTTTTTCTCGGGGACAACTCCACTCGGAATCGCCATGGGGCTGGGACTATCGAATGTTTACAGCGAAAACAGCCCGACGGCTCTAATCGTGGTGGGGTTGCTGAACGCGTGTTCGGCTGGATTGCTGAACTACATGGCATTGGTGGACTTGTTGGCATCTGATTTCATGGGCGGGAAGTTGCAGAAGAGCATGAAGCTTCAAACATGGGCATATGTTGCTGTTTTGTTAGGCGCTGGAGGCATGTCTCTTATGGCTAAATGGGCATAG
- the LOC140837721 gene encoding zinc transporter 7-like isoform X2: MAEIPTKFLLLLFFLFLSLSPHAYAAAASPPECSSGPTGECRDKGKALVLKLVAIAAIFVTSMIGVCLPFLSRKIPALQPDKDLFVLVKAFASGVILATGYMHVMPDSFDCLTSECLPENPWRKFPFTTFVAMLSAILTLMVDSYAMSYYRNHNFSGNGARPVDENNKNVELESQGPGHCHGNDILKVDGDNASQLLRYRVVAQVLELGIVVHSVVIGLSMGASDNPCTIRPLVAALCFHQLFEGGIWVENESNNGGVFLGDNSTRNRHGAGTIECLQRKQPDGSNRGGVAERVFGWIAELHGIGGLVGI; this comes from the exons ATGGCTGAAATTCCCACAAAATTCCTGTTATTATTATTCTTTCTCTTCCTATCGCTCTCGCCGCATGCTTACGCCGCAGCAGCTTCGCCGCCGGAATGCAGCTCAGGACCGACCGGTGAATGCCGCGACAAGGGGAAGGCGTTGGTTCTAAAACTAGTCGCCATCGCTGCAATTTTCGTCACCAGTATGATCGGTGTTTGCCTCCCGTTCCTTTCTCGGAAGATCCCGGCGCTTCAACCTGATAAGGATTTGTTTGTACTGGTTAAGGCATTCGCATCAGGAGTAATACTAGCAACTGGGTACATGCACGTGATGCCGGACTCATTCGACTGCCTAACATCAGAATGTTTGCCAGAGAATCCATGGAGAAAGTTCCCTTTCACCACATTCGTGGCTATGCTTTCTGCTATATTGACTCTGATGGTGGATTCATACGCCATGAGTTACTACAGAAATCATAATTTCTCAGGAAATGGAGCTAGGCCGGttgatgaaaataataaaaatgtggaACTGGAATCTCAGGGTCCTGGGCACTGCCATGGAAACGACATACTCAAAGTCGATGGTGATAATGCATCACAGTTGCTGAGATATCGCGTGGTTGCACAG GTTCTGGAACTGGGAATCGTTGTGCATTCTGTAGTGATCGGGCTATCGATGGGGGCGTCTGATAACCCATGCACAATCAGGCCCCTTGTTGCTGCTCTATGCTTTCATCAACTCTTCGAAG GCGGAATATGGGTTGAGAATGAAAGCAACAATGGTGGTGTTTTTCTCGGGGACAACTCCACTCGGAATCGCCATGGGGCTGGGACTATCGAATGTTTACAGCGAAAACAGCCCGACGGCTCTAATCGTGGTGGGGTTGCTGAACGCGTGTTCGGCTGGATTGCTGAACTACATGGCATTGGTGGACTTGTTGGCATCTGA
- the LOC140838629 gene encoding putative E3 ubiquitin-protein ligase LIN isoform X1, whose translation MAVPSNGTNSELKVLWWRRVTLLDMCVFVANSLLSYLFDQLTEFVYCSVVLLSNCFRPIFTAKVTKTMASLHKLLSEEGFQRQKWRKLPKKVKFKDVNAQEESIALPIYICHDRRSFDSSLQRAERALSHKSSSVLSSRRGGSGSERSNYTRSVSEGIVPRRDEPAIDDVAIKAMISILNGYVGRYLRDKDFRESVREKCYSCFARRKKHVDNDIFAHMELGIQSIERLVEKYDAKKGMDLDSLQKSIKLFDFVASLNPENSRNNASTCGTPNSCLPACAQLYLSIVYKIARNDRISARHLLQVFCDSPFLARTRLLPELWEHFFLPHLLHLKIWYTKELEFLSVSDYDENDKKIKALNELYNDQMDIGTMKFALYYKEWLKIGAQAPSIPSIPLPSKLSNARSRRRSADSANSHFPLGNKSLYQEVFGPIPKGRSIDIDNRNGALKNDWDTEEENIISLEDDKKAMVQLKSSSQSYRMQEVEVRSDSKKKDYFRFLACRTEPVVCFLKGVDLPRNYEKFKNDGTVNHIESDDMTRAIATICSSESLSDCEMAIRSISKCWLNSNGDPRIENSLSHPSVIQGIMEILFVSDEDEILELAISILAELATKSETIRQFILNSDPQLDVSLRLLRSGSLFLKAAVLLYLVKPKAKQMISSEWIPLVLRVLEFGDHVQTLFAVKCRPHEAAYYFLDQLLTGFNEDKNLENARHIISLGGLGLLVRRMEEGRTFEKSEAASVLYYCIQADGSCRHYLAKNLRKDTILSLLVQGENTKSQGRALELLTESLCLSSRKQRMESLSALTKGWDCLNTMRILLLRLQKARVQERPIIAVILLQLDLMGDPLECSIYREEAIDAIIKALDCRVFDERVQEKTARALLILGGHFSYTGEPEVEKWLLRTAGFDENIETSCYGMDSDTYGFLNLGEEDKTTGNLQSKAAMVLLSRGNTRLISSLSNSIGSGIPCLARASLVTVCWMSCGFRLLEDKELQYAACSILVPQLIQSLNHDSALEERVLVSFSLLTLTKGTDYFATSPSDKGVLGCLGRLSDVTWTAEELISHITSTSSSMDPFS comes from the exons ATGGCAGTTCCGAGTAATGGAACAAACTCGGAGTTAAAAGTTTTATGGTGGCGAAGAGTAACACTATTGGACATGTGTGTTTTCGTGGCGAATTCATTATTGTCCTATTTATTCGATCAGCTCACGGAATTCGTCTATTGCTCTGTCGTTTTGTTATCTAATTGTTTCAGGCCCATATTCACTGCAAAAGTCACAAAAACCATGGCATCCCTCCATAAGCTTCTGTCTGAAGAAGGGTTCCAGCGCCAAAAATGGCGGAAACTGCCGAAAAAGGTGAAGTTTAAGGATGTTAATGCTCAAGAAGAGTCCATTGCACTGCCTATATACATCTGCCATGACAGGAGAAGCTTTGATTCCTCGTTACAGAGAGCTGAGAGGGCACTTTCACACAAGAGTTCTTCTGTTTTATCGTCAAGAAGAGGAGGGTCGGGTTCCGAAAGATCGAACTACACGAGGTCGGTATCTGAAGGGATTGTTCCTCGGAGAGATGAGCCCGCCATTGATGATGTTGCGATTAAAGCTATGATATCAATCTTGAATGGATACGTTGGCCGGTATTTGAGAGACAAGGATTTCCGTGAGAGCGTACGAGAAAAGTGTTATTCTTGCTTCGCGAGGAggaagaaacatgtggataacgACATTTTTGCTCACATGGAGTTGGGAATTCAGAGCATCGAAAGGTTGGTTGAGAAATACGACGCCAAGAAGGGAATGGATTTAGATTCTTTGCAAAAATCGATCAAACTTTTTGATTTTGTAGCGTCGTTGAATCCCGAGAATTCAAGAAATAATGCTTCAACTTGTGGGACACCCAATTCTTGTCTACCTGCTTGTGCGCAGCTTTACTTATCGATAGTCTACAAAATCGCAAGAAACGACAGAATTTCAGCTCGGCACCTGCTGCAGGTTTTCTGCGATTCGCCGTTTCTTGCTCGAACACGCTTGCTTCCGGAACTTTGGGAGCATTTCTTTCTTCCCCACCTTCTCCATCTCAAGATTTGGTACACTAAAGAGCTTGAGTTTCTTTCCGTTTCCGATTACGACGAAAATGACAAAAAGATCAAAGCTTTGAACGAGCTATACAATGATCAGATGGATATTGGGACAATGAAGTTTGCTCTGTACTACAAAGAGTGGCTCAAAATTGGCGCTCAAGCCCCATCTATTCCTTCAATCCCTTTGCCTTCGAAACTGAGCAATGCGCGTTCAAGAAGGAGATCTGCAGATTCGGCTAATTCTCATTTCCCTTTGGGCAATAAATCACT ATATCAAGAAGTCTTTGGCCCCATTCCAAAGGGGAGGTCAATTGACATCGACAATAGGAATGGAGCTTTGAAAAACGATTGGGATACGgaggaagaaaatattattagcCTAGAAGACGAT AAGAAAGCCATGGTTCAGCTAAAGTCATCTAGTCAAAGTTATCGAATGCAGGAAGTTGAGGTACGGTCTGACAGTAAGAAAAAAGATTATTTCCGGTTTTTGGCTTGCCGGACTGAACCAGTAGTGTGTTTTTTAAAGGGAGTTGATTTGCCGAGGAATTATGAGAAATTTAAGAATGATGGAACTGTGAATCATATTGAGTCAGATGACATGACTCGAGCTATTGCCACTATTTGCTCTTCAGAGAGCTTGAGTGATTGTGAAATGGCCATTCGCTCTATTAGCAAATGCTGGTTAAATTCTAATGGAGATCCTAGAATTGAAAATTCGTTGTCACATCCATCTGTTATACAAGGAATAATGGAAATTCTGTTTGTTTCCGATGAAGATGAAATATTGGAGCTGGCTATATCAATTTTGGCAGAGTTAGCTACAAAGAGTGAAACAATTAGACAATTcatattgaattcagatccacAGCTTGATGTTTCCCTGAGACTATTGAGAAGTGGGAGCCTATTCCTAAAAGCTGCAGTTTTGCTTTATCTAGTGAAACCAAAGGCAAAACAGATGATATCATCGGAGTGGATTCCATTAGTTCTTCGAGTTTTGGAATTCGGTGACCATGTGCAGACATTATTCGCTGTTAAATGCCGCCCTCATGAAGCAGCATATTACTTCCTAGATCAACTCTTAACCGGTTTTAACGAAGATAAAAATCTTGAGAATGCTAGACACATAATTTCACTTGGCGGATTAGGTTTATTAGTAAGGAGGATGGAGGAAGGGAGAACTTTTGAGAAAAGTGAAGCTGCTTCTGTTCTTTATTATTGCATTCAAGCCGATGGAAGTTGTCGACACTATTTAGCAAAAAACTTGAGAAAAGACACTATTTTATCACTCTTGGTTCAAGGGGAGAACACAAAATCTCAAGGGCGTGCTCTTGAGTTGCTGACAGAGTCACTTTGCCTTAGCAG CAGAAAACAAAGAATGGAGTCCTTAAGCGCGCTAACAAAAGGGTGGGACTGCTTAAACACAATGCGTATTTTGTTACTACGCCTCCAAAAGGCTCGAGTGCAAGAGCGTCCCATCATTGCAGTGATATTGCTACAGCTAGATCTTATG GGTGATCCTTTGGAATGTAGTATATACAGAGAAGAGGCAATAGATGCCATTATAAAAGCACTAGATTGTAGGGTGTTCGACGAGAGGGTGCAGGAGAAGACAGCAAGGGCACTGTTGATTCTGGGCGGGCACTTTTCTTACACCGGAGAGCCAGAGGTGGAGAAATGGCTGTTAAGAACAGCAGGCTTCGATGAGAACATTGAAACTTCATGTTATGGAATGGATTCTGATACATATGGATTCCTAAACCTG GGTGAAGAGGATAAAACGACGGGAAATTTGCAAAGCAAAGCAGCAATGGTGTTGCTTAGCAGGGGAAACACAAGATTAATTTCTTCACTCTCGAATTCAATAGGCAGCGGAATCCCATGTCTTGCAAGAGCAAGCCTGGTGACTGTCTGCTGGATGAGCTGTGGCTTCCGTCTCCTCGAAGACAAAGAGCTTCAATATGCAGCATGCTCAATCCTTGTGCCACAGTTGATACAGTCCTTGAATCACGACAGTGCTCTTGAGGAAAGGGTTCTTGTTTCATTTTCTCTGCTAACTCTTACAAAGGGCACAG ATTATTTTGCTACGTCGCCTTCGGATAAAGGAGTTCTTGGTTGCCTAGGCCGGCTTTCCGACGTAACATGGACGGCTGAGGAGCTTATTTCACATATCACCTCCACTTCAAGTTCAATGGATCCGTTTTCTTGA